The sequence below is a genomic window from Henriciella marina DSM 19595.
TCGCGGTGACGTGCGTGCGGCCGACATCCATGAGCGAGATGGCGTCGCCGCCAGCTGCCACGACGAGGTCGCAGCCGATGATGGCGTCGCAGGAGGCAGGTGGCACCCGGCCGGTCGAGATCATGTCTGGCTCTTTGGCAAAGCGCAGGTGCGAGAGCACGGGCCCGCCTTTCTGGGCGAGGCCGGTCATGTCCAGCGACGAGGCAGCATTGCCATCCACATGCGCGGCCATGGCAAGAACAGACGCGACGGTTGTCACACCCGTTCCACCAACGCCGGTGAACAGGACGTTCCACGGCTGGGCCACGGGTGGCAGGTCTGGAAGCGGCAGGTCTGACGCGTCCACCTCAAGAACAGGTGCATCCTCGGCCGCAAAATGCGCGTCCGTGATGGTCACGAAGCTTGGGCAGAAGCCGCGCAGGCATGAGAGGTCGGTGTTGCAGGTCGACTGGTTGATGCGGCGCTTGCGGCCAAGCTCGGTCTCGACGGGCTCAACCGACAGGCAGTTCGATTTGATCGAACAGTCACCGCAGCCTTCGCAGACTTCCTGATTGATCATCACGCGGACGCGGTCCGGCTCACGCAGGCCGCGCTTGGAGCGGCGGCGCTTTTCGGTGGCGCAGACCTGATCATAGATCATGACCGAAACGCCTTTGGTATCGCGCAGCATTTTCTGCACGTCATCAAGCTCTTCGCGGTCATAGATTTTGACAGAGCGCGGCAAGCCTTTGACCCCTGCATAGCGGGTGGGGTCTTCAGTGACGACGACGATGGTCTTGACGCCTTCGGCCTCAACCTGCTGGGCGATATCGACCGGCGTCTGACCAGACTCGACGGTCTGGCCGCCCGTCATGGCGACCGCATCATTGTAGAGGATCTTGTAGGTCATGTTCGCGCCAGAGGTGACAGCGGCACGGATGGCAAGCGAGCCAGAGTGCGAATAGGTGCCGTCGCCAAGATTGACGAACATATGGTCTTCTTCAGTGGCAAAATACTGGCCGATCCAGGCAACGCCTTCGCCGCCCATCTGGCTGGTCATGTCGGTTTTGCGGTCCGGCATGAAGTTCGCCATATAGTGGCAACCAATACCCGCAAGCGCGCGCGAGCCTTCTGGCACCGTGGTTGAGGTATTGTGCGGGCAGCCCGAGCAATAATGCGGCGAGCGCACGGTTGGCGATGCGTTCGATATTGCCGCCTGACCGGCCGCCCCAACGCGTTCGAAATAGCGCTCGGCTGGCGCGCGGTCCCAGTCGCCCGGCACGGCGCCCATAAGGGCCTGCGCCATTTCAGGCACGGGAATGGACGAGACCTGGCTCAAGAGCTGTTTGCCGAACCGGTCCTTCTTGCCCTCAATATATGGGCGCTCATTATCCGGCAGGCTGTAGAGAACCGAGCGAAGCTGTTCTTCGATCAGCGGGCGCTTGTGCTCGATGACCAGAACGCGTTCGAGGCCTTTGCAGAACTCACGGATACGCGTTGGCTCCAGCGGCCATGGCATGGCGACCTTGAAGACGCTGATACCAAGACGGCCCGCCTCTTCTGGCGTCAGACCAATCGCGGCCAGCGCTTCAAAGATATCGCGGGCGGCCTGGCCGGTCGTGATAATGCCGACGCGGGGGCGCGGCGACGGGATCAGCACGTGATCCAAGTGGTTCGCGCGGACCCAGGCCTGAGCAGCCGGAAGCTTCACCTCGCGCAGGCGGCGCTCCTTTTCGATCGGATTGTCGCCGCGGCGCATATGGACGCCGGCTTCGGGAAACTCGAATTCAGGCGTGATCAGTTTGAGACGGTTCAGCGTGACGTCGACGACAGCGCCGGAATCCATCGTGTCGGCCAACGCGATCAGCGAAGACCAGGCGCCGGAAAAGCGGCTCATCGCCCAGCCATGGATACCGTAGTCGAGGACGTCCTGAATGGAGGCGGGGTTGAGAACAGGGATCTCAGCGTCGCGCATCGCATATTCGGATTGGGACGGAAGCGTTGAGGATTTACAGGTGTGGTCGTCGCCGCAGATGGCGAGGACACCGCCGAGGCGGGAGCTGCCTGCGGCATTGGCATGCTTGAATGCGTCGCCTGAGCGGTCTACGCCCGGCGCCTTGCCGTACCAGATGCCAAACAGACCATCGCGTTTGGCGCCCGGGAAGAGACCCAGCTGCTGAGAGCCCCAGACAGCGGTCGCGCCGAGATCTTCATTGAGGCCTTCCCAAAACTCGATGTCATACTTATCCAGCCACTTGCCGGCGGCGCGCAATTGCTGGTCATATCCGCCAAGCGGCGAGCCGCGATAACCAGAGATAAAACCGCCCGTATTATGGCCTGCTGCAAGGTCCAGGCGCCTCTGATCAAGCGGCAGGCGAACGAGCGCCTGAATGCCGGTCATATAGGCATGGCCCTCGACAAGATCGTATTTATCGTTCAGCGTGACTTCGCGGTGTTCCAAGGAACGCCTCCCATAAAAATCGTTAAGCCATATTATTTGCATTTTTTGTCGAAAATGCTTGCCCTTATTGCCGTATATAGCGTAAGAACAGGCAAGTTGTTCCAGAATACTGTATGAACAGGGAGAAAAATTGCCCCAGTCACTTGATGCCATCGACGCCAAAATTCTGGACCTGATTCAGAAGGACGCTGCCCTGTCAGTCGCAGAAATCGCGGACCGTGTCGGGTTGTCTTCCTCACCCTGCTGGCGCCGCATCAAGCGGATGGAAGAGGCGGGCATCATTCAGGGCCGGGTCACCCTGCTAGACCGCGACGCGCTCGGCCTCGGCTTCGAGGTCGTGGCAAGTGTGAAACTCGCGCTTCCGAGCAAGGAAAACCTCGCAAAATTCGAGCAGCTTGTCCAGAAATGGAGCGAGGTCCTCGAATGCATGACGGTGACGGGTGCGGTCGACTATGTGATCCGGATCACGACAACCGACATGCATGCCTATGACACGTTCCTGCGCGAGAAACTGCTCGGCTCTGGCCTCGTTTCCGATGTGCAGTCGCGCATCGTGATCAACATCGCAAAACGCACGACCGCCCTGCCGCTTGGCCTTGTCAGCGATTACGTCCCGGCCAGCTAGAATGGCAGGCGCGGCCCGCCTGCTTGTTCTATTCGTGCTGATGCCCCTTGCCGTGACCGGCGCGCATGCCAGCCCCATCACCGAACACTGGCTTCAGACGCAAGTCGATGAGGTGCGTGCAGCACATGACGTCGTCGCTCTCGGGGCAGGCATAGCGGTGAGCGATGGCGCGCCCATCGTCGCTGTTTCAGGGACCGTCTCAAAAAGCGAGGACACTCTGGTTGCAGAGGACGACGCCTGGCATATCGGATCGAACACGAAAGCTCTGACCGCGCTGCTTTATGCCAGGCTGGTCGAAGACGAACGCGCCTCATGGGACGCCGGCCTCGTCGATCTGTTCGGCCCAGACCTAGGCGATATCGACCCGGCCTGGACCTCGATCACAGTGAGAGACCTGTTCGCCCATCGCTCTGGCGTCGGTCAGATTGGGCCGATGTGGCTTCTGGCGCGCCACAATGACGACGCCGCCCTGCCCGAACAGCGGTTCGAGACCGCCAGATCACGGCTGGCCGAGCCACCGCGCGCCAAGCCCGGCGCGTTTGAGTACAGCAATCTCAATTACATCATCGCCGGCGCCGCCATCGAGATCATCACGGGGATGAGCTGGGAGGACGCCTTTCGCGAAATTCTTCTGGTGGATGGTGACGCGAACTTAGCCGATGGCTGGGGCTTTGGTCCGCCGCAGACCGGACCGGTCGGACATAAGCGGAACCTCTTGGGCATGAAAACGCCGGCGGGGCGGGGCGCGAGCGCGGATAATCCCGGGGCGCTTGGTCCTGCCGGAACCGCTCATGCACCACTGGCGAGCCACGTCCTCCTGCTGCAGCAATTTCTTTATGAAGACGGCGAACTGATGACAGATGCGACGCGCCAGACATTGCTTTCGCCGTGGCCGGACGAGACGGCCGATTATGCATTGGGATGGGGGGTCGGGGAGCGAGACAGCCTTGGCAGGATATTTGCCCATCAAGGCTCAAACACTATGTGGCTCTCGCATGCAGAGCTGGTCCCTTCCAAGGACGCCGTCTTTGTCGTCAACGCCAATGAGTTTTCGGATGCGTCCAGAAAAGCCGTCGGCGAACTCGTCGGCAGGATCGAGACCCGTCTGGCTGAAGAAAGCGATTGAGGCGTCAGATTGCAGGCGCGATCACTCGGGTCACATGACCGTCGGAGCGGTTGAGCGTCCTTGCTTCGCCGCCCGGCCAGACCTGAAGACGGGTTTCCATCATCGGCGTGTCCGTATTGCCGCCAAAGAGCGCTTCTGACTCATAGGATAGCCAGGCGAGCGGCGCGTCGGCAGTGGCTTTTTCGCCATGTGCGGCGATCGTGCTCATGATCTGGCCGATCACATCGCGCGGCGGATAGATCAGGAAAACCGAGTGGAAGACGACGGTAAGGCTGTTCTTCGGACGGGCGCTTAGCTTGCGCGCGATCCAGTCCGCCGCATCTGCCTTTTCAACGCGGATGCCGGTCTTCTGCGCAAGACGCACGGCCGCATCGAGGCGCGACAGACGCTCTTTCTGATCTGGCCACGTATAACATTTAAGCCGCGTGATCTGGTCGGGATCGCTCAGATCGAACGGTGACAGGTCGCACGCGGCCCGGCTTTCGACACGCGGCTGCGCCGATAGATGCTGCGGCGGGTCCATCTGCCAGTCAGTGCTGACGGTCACGCCGCTCGTTTCACGGGTCAGTCGTTGCCAGGTAGACGTCGAGTAGGAGTAGCGGTCCCAGTTCTGGTTGAGACCGGCGCTCGCACCCAGCTCCAGAAGGTGCATCGGCATATCAAAGCGGTGCGCAAGCTCCAGAAAGCCCGGCAGGAGCGCGATGCAGCGGCGGGTTTCGTTCGTCTGGGGCGGGCTTTCCAGAAAGCGTGTGACCCAGTCCCCGTTCCCGGCGAGCCAATCACGCGCAACCGGCCAGACTGTCTTCATCGACCAGCCGGGGTTTTGCGCGGGGTACTCAGCCGCAAGCTTCGGCGCGCGGCCGATCAGCGTCGCATGATGG
It includes:
- a CDS encoding indolepyruvate ferredoxin oxidoreductase family protein, with the protein product MEHREVTLNDKYDLVEGHAYMTGIQALVRLPLDQRRLDLAAGHNTGGFISGYRGSPLGGYDQQLRAAGKWLDKYDIEFWEGLNEDLGATAVWGSQQLGLFPGAKRDGLFGIWYGKAPGVDRSGDAFKHANAAGSSRLGGVLAICGDDHTCKSSTLPSQSEYAMRDAEIPVLNPASIQDVLDYGIHGWAMSRFSGAWSSLIALADTMDSGAVVDVTLNRLKLITPEFEFPEAGVHMRRGDNPIEKERRLREVKLPAAQAWVRANHLDHVLIPSPRPRVGIITTGQAARDIFEALAAIGLTPEEAGRLGISVFKVAMPWPLEPTRIREFCKGLERVLVIEHKRPLIEEQLRSVLYSLPDNERPYIEGKKDRFGKQLLSQVSSIPVPEMAQALMGAVPGDWDRAPAERYFERVGAAGQAAISNASPTVRSPHYCSGCPHNTSTTVPEGSRALAGIGCHYMANFMPDRKTDMTSQMGGEGVAWIGQYFATEEDHMFVNLGDGTYSHSGSLAIRAAVTSGANMTYKILYNDAVAMTGGQTVESGQTPVDIAQQVEAEGVKTIVVVTEDPTRYAGVKGLPRSVKIYDREELDDVQKMLRDTKGVSVMIYDQVCATEKRRRSKRGLREPDRVRVMINQEVCEGCGDCSIKSNCLSVEPVETELGRKRRINQSTCNTDLSCLRGFCPSFVTITDAHFAAEDAPVLEVDASDLPLPDLPPVAQPWNVLFTGVGGTGVTTVASVLAMAAHVDGNAASSLDMTGLAQKGGPVLSHLRFAKEPDMISTGRVPPASCDAIIGCDLVVAAGGDAISLMDVGRTHVTANADVTPTSEFIRDRSKTFESQLLAARVKRQAKEFGSIDAESLALGYLNDAIYTNMVMIGFAWQKGYIPVSLRGLYRAIKLNGVKIEENMKAFDVGRIAAVDPDRLETTSDPRGDVKPMTLDELIENRADRLTAYQNGAYAQKYRDLVAKVRRDEEAAGLGEGFTTAVAKFAFKLMAYKDEYEVARLHTDGTFEKKLRETFHGGKIKYLMAPPLIAKKDSNGHLKKKPFGPWMKTVFKIMRRFKSLRGTAFDPFGYTEERKMERGLRDTYLERVASMSGKLTRKNHELAVAIASIPDEIRGYGHVKEASVEAAKGHEEELMKNWPEGGMPKQKQTLIAAE
- a CDS encoding Lrp/AsnC family transcriptional regulator, which translates into the protein MPQSLDAIDAKILDLIQKDAALSVAEIADRVGLSSSPCWRRIKRMEEAGIIQGRVTLLDRDALGLGFEVVASVKLALPSKENLAKFEQLVQKWSEVLECMTVTGAVDYVIRITTTDMHAYDTFLREKLLGSGLVSDVQSRIVINIAKRTTALPLGLVSDYVPAS
- a CDS encoding serine hydrolase domain-containing protein, with protein sequence MAGAARLLVLFVLMPLAVTGAHASPITEHWLQTQVDEVRAAHDVVALGAGIAVSDGAPIVAVSGTVSKSEDTLVAEDDAWHIGSNTKALTALLYARLVEDERASWDAGLVDLFGPDLGDIDPAWTSITVRDLFAHRSGVGQIGPMWLLARHNDDAALPEQRFETARSRLAEPPRAKPGAFEYSNLNYIIAGAAIEIITGMSWEDAFREILLVDGDANLADGWGFGPPQTGPVGHKRNLLGMKTPAGRGASADNPGALGPAGTAHAPLASHVLLLQQFLYEDGELMTDATRQTLLSPWPDETADYALGWGVGERDSLGRIFAHQGSNTMWLSHAELVPSKDAVFVVNANEFSDASRKAVGELVGRIETRLAEESD
- a CDS encoding DUF2332 domain-containing protein, whose protein sequence is MSSAPRPALLGETIIPDHFREQADWCRALGSPFTADLCLAFAEDFEAGGIVASLVSDWPTNPRKDALALRLAGCLHHATLIGRAPKLAAEYPAQNPGWSMKTVWPVARDWLAGNGDWVTRFLESPPQTNETRRCIALLPGFLELAHRFDMPMHLLELGASAGLNQNWDRYSYSTSTWQRLTRETSGVTVSTDWQMDPPQHLSAQPRVESRAACDLSPFDLSDPDQITRLKCYTWPDQKERLSRLDAAVRLAQKTGIRVEKADAADWIARKLSARPKNSLTVVFHSVFLIYPPRDVIGQIMSTIAAHGEKATADAPLAWLSYESEALFGGNTDTPMMETRLQVWPGGEARTLNRSDGHVTRVIAPAI